The following are from one region of the Vitis riparia cultivar Riparia Gloire de Montpellier isolate 1030 chromosome 14, EGFV_Vit.rip_1.0, whole genome shotgun sequence genome:
- the LOC117931444 gene encoding uncharacterized protein LOC117931444 isoform X2: MPGNEVEDRICNFFEQDNSSQGHLQSQTVGGSWPVNYNQWVGNQRQIGEAINFNPKNFNVRQLDSVVGPGSESLQVSFDQNHAQVTLRPQFSKSYSRYQQLNSNGLMFGHQNLQTRQNQTEFSGENTCYQYNLTSKGLSNLQLQQKSASEDSPTLTTNSERSETAETPDFNFLGGQQHFIKSQQQVMPQPRPRQPSGFNDIQLVQQHIMFKQLQELQRQQQLQRLGDTKQNNSINQLSTLAKQASGGQFPPLINGTPIHDASQMFMNLVQRGAPPSVQGLPNRLPNAQEQGQAVRSMGLVPQQLDASLYGTPVASARSNTSPYTHLRGMSHDSTSFLANVSANQSQKPPMQPSAFSNPFLGIASQEQACMPDGTFIAKHGFQGRNLFGQIPIQDLNSGVISENFHQGNALQRNASVQELNGKQERTGWPGYSQEKATQMDPSPGLSALDPMEEKILFNMDDNWDASFGKRTDMGTGSCGNAWEHTDYMNTYPSVNSGSWSALMQSAVAEASSSDTGLQEEWSGLTFQNTELSTDNQPSHFMDSAKQETGWVDNNLQSASSLSSKPFPAFNDSNMSSSFPGFQQSGMQFSLESRERMRPDSSHESIQQSPKNAGRWLDCNSQQKQHMEGTQQMQSLAHLETAWGGQIFEQSESSSHRENVSSYNNGSQPCNKPKGGNFQSLSPSGNATLNMGANENHVGNCWAGDINGAIYKERDPDGRLWKADGNRGASSFSNSTGGLEQVQSGADDTLVNGEDSQINNFAAVPNSICKVDQETNQQVSDGHQLDYMKHVDIAVKHKENENMGKHQHQLNNNLQVLDSSYKGAGEVYDKRQNCFQRENSSDSYNSNASQHTITGREGRENVWLNASDPRTLAGSDQKSSGQVGWIASSSRRFLYHPMGNLGVSVEPADTLKHVTNPQVPCQQVSEGLTSREQYLGQFQIVGNVSNSNMDMEKGNLPDFQGNFKAPEEVPSGVSLRSNAFASSDRSGGFYSPNVTIPTSQNMLELLHKVDQTREDSTVTHFGTPDCNPLSRVPEPETPDMSVAQPYNSASQGFGLRLAPPSQRLPNSNHFFSSQGSSQAASNLKVRHVNPELSQKGQTWLASPSSMQSLPPHESSQTGCWDDKSSISGHAGIENSHSNLQGNSPAVFTSVSPYLRNQLQKQLIPNAPVVRQTLQASSPGTAGRLPPFNLAPSQDTSQQIYANSFGQSFPVLEAVPVTQPSIMPGMSQLSGFSARPNNVWTNIPTQRHLSGTEPHNVPSSSLPSTDSSKRNLETPSLSPQELNDQNSQKGGNESLEFGACSMNSQGFDYGEEQPGKERSQQRMVSEILGPPSQTSGLPQEPQSVVKHMSDASAVTSGSVRYKENQSRATSERDFEAFGRSLKPSHTFHQNYFVHQTQAMRNVETDPSKVSYPLDDELNAESQPGPFRTGEKKMVSFFSAAREDQNVKASSQPVFQDVSSQEMVTFGRQDSQSHSTSTNLAPNPRDSSQINLQMAPSWFKQFGTLRNGQMLSMYDTRIAKTVAEQLSSGKSSENLLVHASVGGVNAADASQVNSVWPSTAATLVGSGHLTPPYMLPTDSIDQSLADMGTKKRKIAFSELLPWHKEVTQDSQRLQNIRMAEREWAQTTNRLIEKVEYEAEVIEDRQPMVRPKRRLILTTQLMQQLLRPAPRAILSADATSDYDCVVYYIAKLALGDACSLSSCARSDLCSSLDNCNMMCEKLKSPERIGDQYFSKVVEGFTGRVKNLEDELLRLDKAASILDIKVECQELEKFSVINRFARFHSRGQAGTAETSSASGAAGTVLKSVPQRYVTALPLPSKLPEGVQCLSL, from the exons ATGCCTGGTAACGAAGTCGAAGACAGGATCTGCAATTTCTTTGAGCAGGACAATTCTTCCCAGGGCCACCTTCAATCTCAAACTGTGGGTGGGAGTTGGCCTGTAAATTATAACCAGTGGGTTGGAAACCAGAGGCAGATTGGAGAAGCTATCAATTTCAATCCGAAGAATTTCAATGTACGGCAATTAG ATTCTGTGGTAGGACCTGGCAGTGAGTCTTTGCAAGTGTCATTTGATCAAAACCATGCACAAGTAACTCTGAGGCCTCAGTTCTCAAAGAGTTACAGTAGATATCAACAATTGAATTCAAATGGCCTTATGTTTGGGCACCAGAATCTGCAAACAAGGCAGAATCAAACAGAGTTTTCGGGTGAAAATACATGTTACCAGTATAATCTAACATCAAAAGGGTTATCGAATCTTCAATTACAGCAAAAGAGTGCTTCTGAGGATAGTCCCACTCTAACAACAAATTCGGAAAGGTCTGAAACTGCTGAAACTCCTGATTTCAACTTTCTTGGTGGGCAGCAGCATTTCATCAAGTCCCAACAGCAAGTTATGCCACAACCTCGTCCGAGACAACCATCTGGGTTTAATGATATTCAGTTGGTACAGCAGCACATCATGTTCAAGCAGCTGCAAGAACTTCAGAGGCAGCAGCAACTTCAGCGGTTGGGTGATACCAAGCAAAATAATTCTATAAACCAGCTGTCTACTCTTGCAAAACAGGCATCTGGGGGTCAGTTTCCACCTCTGATCAATGGAACACCTATTCATGATGCATCACAGATGTTTATGAACTTGGTGCAGCGTGGTGCACCTCCATCTGTGCAAGGACTTCCAAACAGACTGCCAAATGCACAAGAGCAAGGTCAGGCTGTGCGATCAATGGGTCTGGTTCCGCAACAGCTTGATGCATCTTTGTATGGTACTCCTGTTGCAAGTGCACGAAGCAACACAAGCCCCTATACGCATCTTCGAGGGATGTCTCATGATTCCACCAGTTTTTTGGCCAATGTCAGTGCTAACCAATCGCAGAAGCCTCCAATGCAGCCATCTGCCTTCAGTAATCCCTTTCTAGGCATTGCTTCTCAGGAGCAGGCTTGCATGCCCGATGGAACTTTCATAGCCAAACATGGATTTCAGGGGAGGAATTTGTTTGGCCAAATTCCCATTCAGGATTTAAATAGTGGAGTTATATCAGAAAACTTCCATCAGGGGAATGCCTTACAAAGGAATGCATCAGTTCAGGAACTTAATGGGAAGCAAGAGCGAACAGGTTGGCCTGGGTACTCACAAGAAAAAGCGACACAGATGGACCCTTCTCCGGGTCTGTCTGCCCTAGATCCAATGGAAGAGAAGATTCTGTTCAACATGGATGACAATTGGGATGCTTCTTTTGGCAAGCGCACTGACATGGGCACTGGAAGCTGTGGCAATGCATGGGAACATACAGATTACATGAACACATATCCTTCTGTTAATAGTGGGAGCTGGAGTGCTCTTATGCAGTCTGCTGTTGCTGAAGCTTCTAGTAGTGATACTGGACTACAGGAAGAGTGGAGTGGCTTGACTTTTCAGAATACAGAACTGTCAACTGATAATCAGCCTTCACACTTCATGGACAGTGCGAAGCAAGAAACTGGTTGGGTTGATAACAATTTGCAGAGTGCCTCGTCTTTGAGTTCGAAACCTTTTCCTGCATTTAATGATTCCAATATGAGCTCTAGCTTCCCTGGTTTTCAGCAGTCAGGCATGCAATTTTCATTGGAAAGTAGGGAGAGAATGCGTCCAGATTCTTCTCATGAATCCATTCAGCAGTCTCCTAAAAATGCTGGCAGGTGGTTAGATTGTAATTCTCAACAAAAGCAGCATATGGAGGGAACTCAACAGATGCAATCACTGGCGCATTTGGAAACTGCATGGGGTGGGCAGATTTTTGAGCAGTCAGAAAGCAGTTCACATAGAGAGAATGTATCCTCATATAACAATGGTAGTCAACCATGCAATAAGCCAAAAGGTGGGAATTTTCAGTCCCTTTCACCCAGTGGAAATGCTACATTGAACATGGGTGCCAATGAGAATCATGTGGGAAATTGTTGGGCTGGTGATATTAATGGAGCCATATACAAGGAAAGGGATCCTGATGGTCGTCTGTGGAAGGCCGATGGTAATCGTGGGGCAAGCTCCTTTTCTAATTCAACTGGTGGGTTAGAGCAAGTCCAATCTGGTGCAGATGATACTCTAGTTAATGGAGAAGATTCTCAAATAAATAACTTTGCTGCTGTACCAAATTCAATCTGTAAGGTTGATCAGGAAACTAATCAACAAGTTTCAGATGGTCATCAGCTTGATTACATGAAGCATGTTGATATTGCTGTAAAACACAAGGAAAATGAGAACATGGGGAAACACCAGCATCAGCTAAATAACAACCTTCAGGTTTTAGATAGCTCTTACAAAGGAGCAGGTGAGGTCTATGATAAGAGGCAGAACTGCTTCCAAAGAGAGAATTCAAGTGACAGTTATAACTCTAATGCATCCCAGCATACCATCACAGGACGTGAAGGGAGAGAAAATGTGTGGTTAAATGCAAGTGATCCGCGAACTCTGGCTGGGAGTGACCAAAAGTCATCCGGTCAGGTTGGTTGGATAGCTTCTAGTTCTCGTAGATTTCTCTATCATCCAATGGGAAATTTAGGAGTGAGTGTTGAACCTGCTGACACTCTAAAACATGTGACAAATCCACAGGTACCATGCCAACAGGTATCTGAGGGATTGACTAGTCGTGAACAATATTTGGGGCAATTTCAGATTGTTGGCAATGTTTCAAACAGTAACATGGATATGGAAAAG GGGAACTTACCTGATTTCCAAGGAAACTTTAAAGCACCGGAGGAGGTTCCTTCTGGAGTTAGCCTTCGATCTAATGCATTTGCTTCATCTGATAGGTCAGGTGGCTTCTATAGTCCCAATGTTACTATCCCAACAAG TCAAAACATGCTTGAGCTTCTTCACAAGGTTGACCAAACAAGAGAAGATAGCACTGTAACGCACTTTGGCACTCCGGACTGTAATCCATTATCCAGGGTGCCTGAACCAGAAACTCCTGATATGTCTGTTGCTCAACCATACAATTCTGCCTCTCAAGGATTTGGTTTGAGGTTGGCCCCTCCATCGCAACGGCTGCCCAATTCAAACCATTTTTTCTCCTCCCAGGGTTCCTCACAAGCAGCAAGTAATCTAAAGGTTAGGCATGTCAATCCTGAGTTATCTCAGAAGGGACAGACCTGGTTAGCTTCTCCATCTTCAATGCAGTCTTTGCCTCCACATGAATCGTCTCAAACAGGATGCTGGGATGATAAATCCAGTATTTCAGGGCATGCAGGAATTGAAAACTCACATTCTAATCTGCAGGGAAATTCTCCTGCAGTTTTTACTTCTGTTTCTCCATATCTAAGAAACCAGCTTCAAAAGCAACTGATCCCTAATGCACCTGTGGTACGCCAAACTTTGCAGGCATCATCACCTGGTACAGCTGGCAGGCTTCCACCTTTTAATCTTGCTCCATCTCAAGATACCTCTCAACAGATTTATGCCAACTCTTTTGGTCAATCATTCCCAGTTTTGGAGGCTGTTCCAGTCACTCAACCTTCTATTATGCCGGGAATGTCTCAACTGAGTGGGTTTTCAGCGAGGCCAAACAATGTGTGGACAAATATACCAACTCAGCGACATCTATCTGGTACTGAACCTCACAATGTTCCTTCCAGTTCGCTTCCTTCCACAGATTCATCAAAGAGGAATCTGGAAACCCCTTCATTGTCTCCACAAGAGTTAAATGATCAAAATTCCCAGAAAGGTGGGAATGAATCGTTGGAATTTGGTGCATGTTCTATGAATTCACAGGGCTTTGACTATGGGGAAGAGCAACCGGGGAAAGAAAGATCCCAGCAACGAATGGTATCTGAGATACTCGGCCCACCTTCACAGACAAGTGGTTTACCTCAAGAGCCACAATCTGTGGTGAAGCATATGTCGGATGCAAGTGCTGTTACCTCTGGCTCAGTACGGTACAAGGAAAATCAATCCCGAGCAACTTCTGAAAGGGATTTTGAGGCCTTTGGCCGGTCTTTGAAACCATCACACACTTTCCATCAAAACTACTTTGTGCACCAAACACAAGCCATGAGAAATGTGGAGACTGATCCAAGCAAGGTCAGTTATCCTCTTGATGATGAACTCAACGCAGAATCACAGCCCGGGCCATTTCGAActggagaaaagaaaatggtaagcTTCTTTTCAGCTGCAAGAGAAGATCAGAATGTTAAAGCTTCATCACAACCTGTTTTCCAGGATGTATCGTCTCAGGAGATGGTCACATTTGGTCGACAAGATTCCCAGAGTCATTCGACAAGCACCAATTTGGCACCTAATCCTAGAGATAGTTCCCAGATTAATCTGCAAATGGCACCTTCCTGGTTTAAGCAATTTGGGACCTTAAGAAATGGGCAAATGTTGTCGATGTATGATACGAGGATTGCAAAGACTGTTGCAGAACAGTTATCCAGTGGGAAGTCATCTGAGAATTTGCTTGTACATGCTTCTGTTGGGGGAGTCAATGCTGCTGATGCTAGTCAGGTCAACAGTGTTTGGCCGAGTACAGCTGCCACCTTGGTAGGGAGTGGGCACTTAACACCCCCTTATATGTTGCCCACAGATAGCATTGATCAAAGCTTGGCTGATATGGGAACAAAGAAGCGTAAAATTGCATTTTCTGAGCTTCTACCATGGCATAAAGAAGTGACACAAGATTCTCAAAGGCTTCAGAATATCAG AATGGCAGAACGAGAATGGGCACAAACCACAAATCGGCTAATTGAGAAG GTGGAATATGAGGCTGAAGTGATTGAAGATAGACAGCCAATGGTTCGACCAAAGAGAAGGCTTATCTTGACAACACAACTTATGCAGCAATTGCTTCGACCTGCACCAAGGGCCATTCTCTCGGCAGATGCTACTTCAGACTATGATTGTGTGGTGTACTACATTGCAAAATTAGCATTAGGGGATGCATGCAGCCTATCCTCTTGTGCAAGAAGTGATTTGTGTAGCTCACTGGACAACTGTAACAT GATGTGCGAGAAGCTTAAATCACCTGAAAGAATTGGTGACCAGTATTTCTCTAAGGTTGTGGAAGGCTTCACTGGAAGAGTAAAGAACCTGGAAGATGAATTATTGAG ATTGGACAAGGCAGCATCAATTTTAGACATAAAAGTGGAATGCCAGGAGTTGGAGAAGTTTTCTGTCATCAATCGTTTTGCCAGGTTCCATAGCAGGGGACAAGCAGGTACAGCTGAAACCTCATCAGCCTCTGGAGCAGCTGGAACTGTGCTGAAATCAGTTCCGCAGAGATATGTTACTGCCCTTCCATTGCCTAGTAAATTACCCGAGGGGGTACAATGCCTTTCACTTTGA
- the LOC117931444 gene encoding uncharacterized protein LOC117931444 isoform X1, with the protein MPGNEVEDRICNFFEQDNSSQGHLQSQTVGGSWPVNYNQWVGNQRQIGEAINFNPKNFNVRQLDSVVGPGSESLQVSFDQNHAQVTLRPQFSKSYSRYQQLNSNGLMFGHQNLQTRQNQTEFSGENTCYQYNLTSKGLSNLQLQQKSASEDSPTLTTNSERSETAETPDFNFLGGQQHFIKSQQQVMPQPRPRQPSGFNDIQLVQQHIMFKQLQELQRQQQLQRLGDTKQNNSINQLSTLAKQASGGQFPPLINGTPIHDASQMFMNLVQRGAPPSVQGLPNRLPNAQEQGQAVRSMGLVPQQLDASLYGTPVASARSNTSPYTHLRGMSHDSTSFLANVSANQSQKPPMQPSAFSNPFLGIASQEQACMPDGTFIAKHGFQGRNLFGQIPIQDLNSGVISENFHQGNALQRNASVQELNGKQERTGWPGYSQEKATQMDPSPGLSALDPMEEKILFNMDDNWDASFGKRTDMGTGSCGNAWEHTDYMNTYPSVNSGSWSALMQSAVAEASSSDTGLQEEWSGLTFQNTELSTDNQPSHFMDSAKQETGWVDNNLQSASSLSSKPFPAFNDSNMSSSFPGFQQSGMQFSLESRERMRPDSSHESIQQSPKNAGRWLDCNSQQKQHMEGTQQMQSLAHLETAWGGQIFEQSESSSHRENVSSYNNGSQPCNKPKGGNFQSLSPSGNATLNMGANENHVGNCWAGDINGAIYKERDPDGRLWKADGNRGASSFSNSTGGLEQVQSGADDTLVNGEDSQINNFAAVPNSICKVDQETNQQVSDGHQLDYMKHVDIAVKHKENENMGKHQHQLNNNLQVLDSSYKGAGEVYDKRQNCFQRENSSDSYNSNASQHTITGREGRENVWLNASDPRTLAGSDQKSSGQVGWIASSSRRFLYHPMGNLGVSVEPADTLKHVTNPQVPCQQVSEGLTSREQYLGQFQIVGNVSNSNMDMEKGNLPDFQGNFKAPEEVPSGVSLRSNAFASSDRSGGFYSPNVTIPTSQNMLELLHKVDQTREDSTVTHFGTPDCNPLSRVPEPETPDMSVAQPYNSASQGFGLRLAPPSQRLPNSNHFFSSQGSSQAASNLKVRHVNPELSQKGQTWLASPSSMQSLPPHESSQTGCWDDKSSISGHAGIENSHSNLQGNSPAVFTSVSPYLRNQLQKQLIPNAPVVRQTLQASSPGTAGRLPPFNLAPSQDTSQQIYANSFGQSFPVLEAVPVTQPSIMPGMSQLSGFSARPNNVWTNIPTQRHLSGTEPHNVPSSSLPSTDSSKRNLETPSLSPQELNDQNSQKGGNESLEFGACSMNSQGFDYGEEQPGKERSQQRMVSEILGPPSQTSGLPQEPQSVVKHMSDASAVTSGSVRYKENQSRATSERDFEAFGRSLKPSHTFHQNYFVHQTQAMRNVETDPSKVSYPLDDELNAESQPGPFRTGEKKMVSFFSAAREDQNVKASSQPVFQDVSSQEMVTFGRQDSQSHSTSTNLAPNPRDSSQINLQMAPSWFKQFGTLRNGQMLSMYDTRIAKTVAEQLSSGKSSENLLVHASVGGVNAADASQVNSVWPSTAATLVGSGHLTPPYMLPTDSIDQSLADMGTKKRKIAFSELLPWHKEVTQDSQRLQNIRMAEREWAQTTNRLIEKVEYEAEVIEDRQPMVRPKRRLILTTQLMQQLLRPAPRAILSADATSDYDCVVYYIAKLALGDACSLSSCARSDLCSSLDNCNMMCEKLKSPERIGDQYFSKVVEGFTGRVKNLEDELLSRLDKAASILDIKVECQELEKFSVINRFARFHSRGQAGTAETSSASGAAGTVLKSVPQRYVTALPLPSKLPEGVQCLSL; encoded by the exons ATGCCTGGTAACGAAGTCGAAGACAGGATCTGCAATTTCTTTGAGCAGGACAATTCTTCCCAGGGCCACCTTCAATCTCAAACTGTGGGTGGGAGTTGGCCTGTAAATTATAACCAGTGGGTTGGAAACCAGAGGCAGATTGGAGAAGCTATCAATTTCAATCCGAAGAATTTCAATGTACGGCAATTAG ATTCTGTGGTAGGACCTGGCAGTGAGTCTTTGCAAGTGTCATTTGATCAAAACCATGCACAAGTAACTCTGAGGCCTCAGTTCTCAAAGAGTTACAGTAGATATCAACAATTGAATTCAAATGGCCTTATGTTTGGGCACCAGAATCTGCAAACAAGGCAGAATCAAACAGAGTTTTCGGGTGAAAATACATGTTACCAGTATAATCTAACATCAAAAGGGTTATCGAATCTTCAATTACAGCAAAAGAGTGCTTCTGAGGATAGTCCCACTCTAACAACAAATTCGGAAAGGTCTGAAACTGCTGAAACTCCTGATTTCAACTTTCTTGGTGGGCAGCAGCATTTCATCAAGTCCCAACAGCAAGTTATGCCACAACCTCGTCCGAGACAACCATCTGGGTTTAATGATATTCAGTTGGTACAGCAGCACATCATGTTCAAGCAGCTGCAAGAACTTCAGAGGCAGCAGCAACTTCAGCGGTTGGGTGATACCAAGCAAAATAATTCTATAAACCAGCTGTCTACTCTTGCAAAACAGGCATCTGGGGGTCAGTTTCCACCTCTGATCAATGGAACACCTATTCATGATGCATCACAGATGTTTATGAACTTGGTGCAGCGTGGTGCACCTCCATCTGTGCAAGGACTTCCAAACAGACTGCCAAATGCACAAGAGCAAGGTCAGGCTGTGCGATCAATGGGTCTGGTTCCGCAACAGCTTGATGCATCTTTGTATGGTACTCCTGTTGCAAGTGCACGAAGCAACACAAGCCCCTATACGCATCTTCGAGGGATGTCTCATGATTCCACCAGTTTTTTGGCCAATGTCAGTGCTAACCAATCGCAGAAGCCTCCAATGCAGCCATCTGCCTTCAGTAATCCCTTTCTAGGCATTGCTTCTCAGGAGCAGGCTTGCATGCCCGATGGAACTTTCATAGCCAAACATGGATTTCAGGGGAGGAATTTGTTTGGCCAAATTCCCATTCAGGATTTAAATAGTGGAGTTATATCAGAAAACTTCCATCAGGGGAATGCCTTACAAAGGAATGCATCAGTTCAGGAACTTAATGGGAAGCAAGAGCGAACAGGTTGGCCTGGGTACTCACAAGAAAAAGCGACACAGATGGACCCTTCTCCGGGTCTGTCTGCCCTAGATCCAATGGAAGAGAAGATTCTGTTCAACATGGATGACAATTGGGATGCTTCTTTTGGCAAGCGCACTGACATGGGCACTGGAAGCTGTGGCAATGCATGGGAACATACAGATTACATGAACACATATCCTTCTGTTAATAGTGGGAGCTGGAGTGCTCTTATGCAGTCTGCTGTTGCTGAAGCTTCTAGTAGTGATACTGGACTACAGGAAGAGTGGAGTGGCTTGACTTTTCAGAATACAGAACTGTCAACTGATAATCAGCCTTCACACTTCATGGACAGTGCGAAGCAAGAAACTGGTTGGGTTGATAACAATTTGCAGAGTGCCTCGTCTTTGAGTTCGAAACCTTTTCCTGCATTTAATGATTCCAATATGAGCTCTAGCTTCCCTGGTTTTCAGCAGTCAGGCATGCAATTTTCATTGGAAAGTAGGGAGAGAATGCGTCCAGATTCTTCTCATGAATCCATTCAGCAGTCTCCTAAAAATGCTGGCAGGTGGTTAGATTGTAATTCTCAACAAAAGCAGCATATGGAGGGAACTCAACAGATGCAATCACTGGCGCATTTGGAAACTGCATGGGGTGGGCAGATTTTTGAGCAGTCAGAAAGCAGTTCACATAGAGAGAATGTATCCTCATATAACAATGGTAGTCAACCATGCAATAAGCCAAAAGGTGGGAATTTTCAGTCCCTTTCACCCAGTGGAAATGCTACATTGAACATGGGTGCCAATGAGAATCATGTGGGAAATTGTTGGGCTGGTGATATTAATGGAGCCATATACAAGGAAAGGGATCCTGATGGTCGTCTGTGGAAGGCCGATGGTAATCGTGGGGCAAGCTCCTTTTCTAATTCAACTGGTGGGTTAGAGCAAGTCCAATCTGGTGCAGATGATACTCTAGTTAATGGAGAAGATTCTCAAATAAATAACTTTGCTGCTGTACCAAATTCAATCTGTAAGGTTGATCAGGAAACTAATCAACAAGTTTCAGATGGTCATCAGCTTGATTACATGAAGCATGTTGATATTGCTGTAAAACACAAGGAAAATGAGAACATGGGGAAACACCAGCATCAGCTAAATAACAACCTTCAGGTTTTAGATAGCTCTTACAAAGGAGCAGGTGAGGTCTATGATAAGAGGCAGAACTGCTTCCAAAGAGAGAATTCAAGTGACAGTTATAACTCTAATGCATCCCAGCATACCATCACAGGACGTGAAGGGAGAGAAAATGTGTGGTTAAATGCAAGTGATCCGCGAACTCTGGCTGGGAGTGACCAAAAGTCATCCGGTCAGGTTGGTTGGATAGCTTCTAGTTCTCGTAGATTTCTCTATCATCCAATGGGAAATTTAGGAGTGAGTGTTGAACCTGCTGACACTCTAAAACATGTGACAAATCCACAGGTACCATGCCAACAGGTATCTGAGGGATTGACTAGTCGTGAACAATATTTGGGGCAATTTCAGATTGTTGGCAATGTTTCAAACAGTAACATGGATATGGAAAAG GGGAACTTACCTGATTTCCAAGGAAACTTTAAAGCACCGGAGGAGGTTCCTTCTGGAGTTAGCCTTCGATCTAATGCATTTGCTTCATCTGATAGGTCAGGTGGCTTCTATAGTCCCAATGTTACTATCCCAACAAG TCAAAACATGCTTGAGCTTCTTCACAAGGTTGACCAAACAAGAGAAGATAGCACTGTAACGCACTTTGGCACTCCGGACTGTAATCCATTATCCAGGGTGCCTGAACCAGAAACTCCTGATATGTCTGTTGCTCAACCATACAATTCTGCCTCTCAAGGATTTGGTTTGAGGTTGGCCCCTCCATCGCAACGGCTGCCCAATTCAAACCATTTTTTCTCCTCCCAGGGTTCCTCACAAGCAGCAAGTAATCTAAAGGTTAGGCATGTCAATCCTGAGTTATCTCAGAAGGGACAGACCTGGTTAGCTTCTCCATCTTCAATGCAGTCTTTGCCTCCACATGAATCGTCTCAAACAGGATGCTGGGATGATAAATCCAGTATTTCAGGGCATGCAGGAATTGAAAACTCACATTCTAATCTGCAGGGAAATTCTCCTGCAGTTTTTACTTCTGTTTCTCCATATCTAAGAAACCAGCTTCAAAAGCAACTGATCCCTAATGCACCTGTGGTACGCCAAACTTTGCAGGCATCATCACCTGGTACAGCTGGCAGGCTTCCACCTTTTAATCTTGCTCCATCTCAAGATACCTCTCAACAGATTTATGCCAACTCTTTTGGTCAATCATTCCCAGTTTTGGAGGCTGTTCCAGTCACTCAACCTTCTATTATGCCGGGAATGTCTCAACTGAGTGGGTTTTCAGCGAGGCCAAACAATGTGTGGACAAATATACCAACTCAGCGACATCTATCTGGTACTGAACCTCACAATGTTCCTTCCAGTTCGCTTCCTTCCACAGATTCATCAAAGAGGAATCTGGAAACCCCTTCATTGTCTCCACAAGAGTTAAATGATCAAAATTCCCAGAAAGGTGGGAATGAATCGTTGGAATTTGGTGCATGTTCTATGAATTCACAGGGCTTTGACTATGGGGAAGAGCAACCGGGGAAAGAAAGATCCCAGCAACGAATGGTATCTGAGATACTCGGCCCACCTTCACAGACAAGTGGTTTACCTCAAGAGCCACAATCTGTGGTGAAGCATATGTCGGATGCAAGTGCTGTTACCTCTGGCTCAGTACGGTACAAGGAAAATCAATCCCGAGCAACTTCTGAAAGGGATTTTGAGGCCTTTGGCCGGTCTTTGAAACCATCACACACTTTCCATCAAAACTACTTTGTGCACCAAACACAAGCCATGAGAAATGTGGAGACTGATCCAAGCAAGGTCAGTTATCCTCTTGATGATGAACTCAACGCAGAATCACAGCCCGGGCCATTTCGAActggagaaaagaaaatggtaagcTTCTTTTCAGCTGCAAGAGAAGATCAGAATGTTAAAGCTTCATCACAACCTGTTTTCCAGGATGTATCGTCTCAGGAGATGGTCACATTTGGTCGACAAGATTCCCAGAGTCATTCGACAAGCACCAATTTGGCACCTAATCCTAGAGATAGTTCCCAGATTAATCTGCAAATGGCACCTTCCTGGTTTAAGCAATTTGGGACCTTAAGAAATGGGCAAATGTTGTCGATGTATGATACGAGGATTGCAAAGACTGTTGCAGAACAGTTATCCAGTGGGAAGTCATCTGAGAATTTGCTTGTACATGCTTCTGTTGGGGGAGTCAATGCTGCTGATGCTAGTCAGGTCAACAGTGTTTGGCCGAGTACAGCTGCCACCTTGGTAGGGAGTGGGCACTTAACACCCCCTTATATGTTGCCCACAGATAGCATTGATCAAAGCTTGGCTGATATGGGAACAAAGAAGCGTAAAATTGCATTTTCTGAGCTTCTACCATGGCATAAAGAAGTGACACAAGATTCTCAAAGGCTTCAGAATATCAG AATGGCAGAACGAGAATGGGCACAAACCACAAATCGGCTAATTGAGAAG GTGGAATATGAGGCTGAAGTGATTGAAGATAGACAGCCAATGGTTCGACCAAAGAGAAGGCTTATCTTGACAACACAACTTATGCAGCAATTGCTTCGACCTGCACCAAGGGCCATTCTCTCGGCAGATGCTACTTCAGACTATGATTGTGTGGTGTACTACATTGCAAAATTAGCATTAGGGGATGCATGCAGCCTATCCTCTTGTGCAAGAAGTGATTTGTGTAGCTCACTGGACAACTGTAACAT GATGTGCGAGAAGCTTAAATCACCTGAAAGAATTGGTGACCAGTATTTCTCTAAGGTTGTGGAAGGCTTCACTGGAAGAGTAAAGAACCTGGAAGATGAATTATTGAG CAGATTGGACAAGGCAGCATCAATTTTAGACATAAAAGTGGAATGCCAGGAGTTGGAGAAGTTTTCTGTCATCAATCGTTTTGCCAGGTTCCATAGCAGGGGACAAGCAGGTACAGCTGAAACCTCATCAGCCTCTGGAGCAGCTGGAACTGTGCTGAAATCAGTTCCGCAGAGATATGTTACTGCCCTTCCATTGCCTAGTAAATTACCCGAGGGGGTACAATGCCTTTCACTTTGA